One genomic segment of Helianthus annuus cultivar XRQ/B chromosome 14, HanXRQr2.0-SUNRISE, whole genome shotgun sequence includes these proteins:
- the LOC110908651 gene encoding transcription factor Pur-alpha 1 gives MEFSSGGGGGSGGNDVELLSKTLQVEHKLFYFDLKENPRGRYLKISEKTSATRSTIIVPFNGIAWFFDIFNYYVTSDDQDVSSKELQLDSKVFYFDIGENRRGRFLKVSEASVSRNRSTIIVPAGSNRDEGWTAFRNILEEINETSKLFVSSNQQNSEGITQERLVGLSDDVGAGFIAGNSSQSAPIATSDLNLGDRSTTFDLPPSSSDESGGFGVSKVIRADQKRFFFDLGSNNRGHYLRISEVAGSDRSSIILPLSGLKQFHEMVGHFVEITKDRIEGMTGANVRNVDPPQR, from the exons ATGGAGTTTAGCTCAGGCGGCGGTGGCGGAAGCGGCGGCAATGACGTGGAGCTGTTGTCGAAGACGTTACAGGTGGAGCATAAGCTGTTTTACTTTGATCTGAAGGAGAATCCACGTGGACGTTACTTGAAGATATCGGAGAAGACGTCGGCCACGAGGTCAACGATTATTGTGCCGTTTAACGGAATCGCCTGGTTCTTtgatatttttaattattatgtTACTTCTGATGATCAGGATGTTTCTAGCAAGGAGTTGCAGCTAGACAGCAAG GTGTTTTATTTTGATATCGGGGAGAACCGGAGGGGTCGGTTTCTGAAG GTATCTGAAGCTTCAGTTAGTAGAAACCGCAGTACAATAATCGTACCTGCAGGAAGCAACAGAGATGAAGGGTGGACTGCATTTAGAAATATATTGGAAGAGATAAACGAAACATCTAAGCTTTTTGTCTCCTCCAATCAG CAAAATTCTGAAGGTATCACCCAGGAGCGACTAGTTGGTCTGTCTGACGATGTCGGTGCTGGCTTTATTGCCGGAAACAGTTCTCAGTCTGCCCCTATAGCAACATCTGACTTGAACTTAGGAGACAGGTCAACCACATTTGACTTGCCGCCTTCATCTTCTGACGAAAGTGGCGGTTTTGGGGTCTCCAAAGTGATCCGGGCTGATCAGAAGAGGTTCTTCTTTGATCTTGGAAGCAATAACCGGGGCCATTACTTGAGAATATCTGAG GTTGCAGGTTCTGACAGGTCATCCATCATTCTCCCCTTATCTGGACTGAAGCAGTTTCACGAAATGGTCGGCCACTTTGTGGAGATAACCAAAGACCGCATCGAAGGAATGACTGGCGCGAACGTGCGAAACGTGGACCCTCCTCAAAGATAG